From the genome of Candidatus Terasakiella magnetica, one region includes:
- a CDS encoding L-aspartate oxidase, which translates to MEQVSTDVLIIGAGAAGLVSALDLQGLDITLMAKAPVGEGSSSAWAQGGIAAAMGDKDHPEHHKKDTLDVGVELSCEKAAHTITHEGPELIDALIKWGVNFDCCDEGNLRLGREAAHSFRRILHANGDSTGKEIMRALGQALMHTSNINVMENCQAYELIVEHNRVKGAFAKDAFGQDVLVKANAVVLATGGIGGLFGYTTNPEEACGEGLAMAAQAGARLADLEFVQFHPTAIDVGLKPMPLATEALRGEGAHLIDGRGIRFMPAVHKDAELAPRDVVARAIWRRVKNGEKIFLDATKVVGQDFPERFPTVWGYCRDAGLDPRVEPIPITPAAHYHMGGIDVDLKGRSSLYGLWAVGEVACTGVHGANRLASNSLLEAVVMGRRVAKDILMKSQGDALSTQVAPTGSGSVDLTGQLASLLYRACGVERNEAGLYEALAQVVSWEGRKASFSPLFKNRLITAKMILVSALERCESRGGHFRSDYPETDSKQAQRHKTTLREVDAFIRGLNLGTDLQGTVNSCQKPA; encoded by the coding sequence ATGGAACAGGTCTCTACAGACGTTCTAATTATCGGTGCTGGGGCTGCGGGCCTTGTCAGCGCGCTTGACCTTCAAGGGCTTGATATTACCTTGATGGCAAAAGCCCCTGTGGGCGAGGGCTCAAGCAGTGCGTGGGCGCAAGGTGGTATTGCAGCGGCCATGGGTGATAAAGACCACCCTGAACATCATAAAAAAGATACCCTTGATGTGGGGGTTGAGCTTTCTTGTGAAAAAGCTGCTCATACCATCACCCATGAAGGGCCTGAGCTGATTGACGCCCTCATAAAATGGGGGGTTAATTTTGATTGCTGTGATGAAGGTAATTTGCGCTTAGGGCGCGAAGCCGCCCATTCTTTTCGCCGTATTCTCCATGCCAATGGGGATAGCACAGGTAAGGAAATTATGCGCGCGCTTGGTCAAGCTTTGATGCATACCTCCAATATTAACGTTATGGAAAACTGTCAGGCCTATGAGCTGATTGTGGAACATAATCGTGTTAAAGGTGCCTTTGCCAAAGATGCTTTTGGGCAGGATGTTTTGGTCAAGGCTAATGCAGTTGTTCTTGCAACAGGGGGCATTGGTGGCCTGTTTGGCTATACGACAAATCCTGAAGAAGCCTGTGGTGAAGGTCTTGCTATGGCGGCGCAAGCTGGTGCGCGTTTGGCCGATTTGGAATTTGTACAGTTTCACCCCACCGCCATTGATGTGGGCCTTAAACCCATGCCTCTTGCGACCGAAGCTTTGCGCGGTGAAGGCGCTCATTTGATTGATGGCCGCGGCATTCGCTTTATGCCAGCCGTGCATAAAGATGCAGAACTTGCCCCACGTGATGTGGTTGCGCGTGCCATTTGGCGCCGTGTTAAAAATGGCGAAAAAATCTTTCTTGATGCCACAAAGGTTGTGGGCCAAGACTTTCCAGAACGTTTTCCAACCGTATGGGGCTATTGCCGCGATGCTGGCCTTGACCCACGGGTTGAACCCATTCCCATTACACCAGCTGCGCATTATCACATGGGTGGCATTGATGTGGACCTTAAAGGGCGCAGTAGTCTTTATGGTCTTTGGGCTGTGGGTGAGGTTGCCTGTACAGGTGTGCATGGGGCCAACCGATTGGCGAGTAATTCTTTGTTAGAAGCCGTTGTCATGGGGCGGCGTGTGGCAAAAGATATTTTGATGAAATCACAGGGCGATGCTTTATCAACACAGGTGGCGCCAACAGGGAGTGGCTCTGTTGATTTAACCGGTCAACTTGCCAGTCTGCTTTATCGCGCCTGTGGTGTTGAGAGAAATGAGGCAGGCCTTTATGAGGCTCTGGCCCAAGTGGTCAGCTGGGAAGGGCGCAAGGCAAGCTTTAGCCCGCTCTTTAAAAATCGCCTCATCACCGCGAAAATGATTTTGGTTTCTGCATTGGAGCGCTGCGAAAGTCGTGGCGGTCATTTTAGAAGTGACTATCCAGAAACCGACAGTAAACAGGCGCAACGCCATAAAACAACTTTACGAGAGGTCGATGCATTTATTCGCGGCCTTAATCTCGGAACCGATTTACAAGGGACAGTAAACTCATGTCAGAAGCCGGCGTAA
- the nadC gene encoding carboxylating nicotinate-nucleotide diphosphorylase codes for MSEAGVKVEPLSPILIEPSVRAALAEDLGRGGDLTTDIVIDDDAWVKASINARQVGALSGIDIAEMAFDLVDPRVDMEVYIADGGRVEPGDTVCVLEGPARAILTGERVALNYLGHLSGIASETRKIVDAVAGTKARITCTRKTTPGLRAFEKYAVRCGGGFNHRFGLDDGLMIKDNHIAACGGITQAIERAKSKVGHMVKIELEVDDLTQLEEGLKAGADVILLDNMGPDMLKDAVKMIDGRAVAEASGGVTLETAPAIAQSGVDVISVGWLTHSAPCLDLGMDF; via the coding sequence ATGTCAGAAGCCGGCGTAAAAGTAGAACCTCTTTCTCCTATCCTTATTGAACCAAGCGTTCGTGCTGCCTTGGCAGAAGATTTGGGCCGTGGTGGTGATCTTACAACCGACATTGTTATTGATGATGATGCTTGGGTGAAAGCTTCCATAAATGCACGCCAAGTTGGTGCGCTTAGCGGAATTGATATTGCAGAAATGGCCTTTGATCTGGTTGACCCACGTGTGGATATGGAAGTCTATATCGCCGATGGCGGACGGGTTGAACCGGGCGATACGGTCTGTGTTTTAGAAGGTCCAGCCCGTGCAATCCTGACCGGGGAACGTGTGGCGTTAAACTATCTTGGTCACCTCTCTGGTATTGCTTCTGAAACCCGCAAAATCGTTGATGCGGTGGCAGGCACCAAAGCGCGCATCACCTGTACGCGCAAAACCACACCGGGCCTGCGTGCCTTTGAAAAATATGCCGTTCGTTGCGGTGGGGGCTTTAACCACCGTTTTGGGCTTGATGATGGCTTGATGATTAAAGACAATCATATTGCTGCCTGTGGCGGAATTACCCAAGCTATTGAACGTGCAAAAAGCAAAGTCGGCCATATGGTAAAGATTGAGCTGGAGGTTGATGATTTAACCCAGCTTGAAGAAGGTTTAAAAGCAGGCGCGGATGTGATCTTGTTGGATAATATGGGCCCTGACATGCTGAAAGACGCCGTTAAAATGATTGATGGTCGCGCCGTTGCTGAAGCTTCTGGTGGCGTGACATTGGAAACGGCCCCCGCCATTGCACAAAGTGGTGTGGACGTCATTTCTGTTGGATGGCTCACCCATAGTGCGCCTTGTCTTGATTTAGGTATGGATTTTTAA